GAAATTGGTTGAGTTGCAATGATTAAGCAATGACTAAATTGTCAACTATTGTGATAATTGTGATAAACACTCATTAAGACTCTTGATATTTCAGCTTCCTAATgtgaatgggttttttttgctccgtACAACAGAGAAATTTTGGTTtcaggacattttatggactaaaccaCTAATCAGTTAATCAAGAAAGTAATTGACAGATTcacaaattatgaaaataatcattgatGGCCCGATGAATGACAAAACATTTTCGTCACCATGGCATGATTGTTTTCCAAATAAAAACCGGTTTGTATTTaagtacaaacacaaatgatgtgTGGAGCAGAAATACATGCGTGTAGAAATGTCAGTCTTTAATTGGTCCAGTGTAGTAATTTGGTTCATTGACACATAACTGTGTGAGATCTGGTTCTGGTGGCGTCAGAAAGTGGCTCTCGGGTTGTTTCTGGTGTTTTTCGTCTCCACCTCCAGTTGAGAGATTCTCACCTATGGAGCAGAAACTCCACGTCACCAAAATCATTCATCCTAGTTCTGTAACTTAAAGACTTTTAAAGCTGTTGGCAACATTGTTCGGTCATCATGTGGAagtttatttagtcatttttatGCACATATTTAAGTAACTGCCAAAATTTTACAATGAAAAAGTACGCTGCCAGCATGTGGCGCTATGCCTTTGACTCAGGTTTCATGTGCAGATATTTTATGTCCAGGTCTCTTAACTCCAGTACAGAGCTGATCGGTCAATGTAAGGCAAAATTATAGGGCACCTCCTGTTTCTTGGCGGATGGTCGAAATTTGCCAAAATTTCGATGTCCAGTACAAATTGgcgcattttttttatattgttacgATTTACGTACTCGagacgagtttgttcatttaccaTCACCATGatcgccaaaattcaaaatggctgacttcctgttgagttgtgGCCATGGTCACAATCAACTTTTTTGTTCGTTTGGATTTGGTCGAATTTGGTGCAACTTTGTTCCAGCTTGTCTTACCGGGTTTCACAtttgggggcgctactgagccatttcgCACCACATGTATTTCCCAAATTTTttcattccattccattttcACCAATGTTCAGTATGTGGAACTCTGTGAGTGCCTGGGCCCTAATTTGATTTTTAGGAATTCAGACATCCCTGAGCTCCATTTAAACACTGTATACTTAAATGTGATGTGATTAGCCAGCCTGAGGGGGTGGAACTTGTGTGTTAGTTGATTAATACTGACTTCTTTCTGGTTCAGTTGTTCCCTCAGGCCTTTGATTTCGTCTTGTTGCCTGTAAAACGCTTGAAGGAGCTGAAACATGCAGAAATTTTAAATGAGATTCTTGGCAGAACAAGTTGAAATGGGACTCTGGCTTTAGTTGTCATCACTCCTCACACCTCGCTTTCAGACGTAGGTGGAGGTCTCTCTGCAGGTTCACAGCAGTGTGGCGTGCAGCAGTACATCCACAGCGGGATCTGGGTCTCGTCTGGCTGCCACCCCAAAAGATCGCTCACGTCTCGGGGGTATTTAGCGTCCTGGTAAGATAGCTGCTCCTCAAGGAACGCCTCAAGAGAAAAGATCATCCGGTTTATGGTACATTCCTGTTGTAGTCGGAAGTCAGAATCGGACATTTTAAATGGAACCCCCCCCTCAAGTCAGATTTCGAAGTTGTTAAGTTTAAGTTGTTGGTAATTATGTTGTTATTGACTAGTAtcgctaacaatggctaacaataATGAGCCCAAGATATGTTggctttcatgtttttttcccccgactTCTTAACTGGATTGGGTCAACTCAGAGGTGacatcactcccagttccgacttccGCCGTAAATTGAACGTACTTTTACAAAACAGCCACTGACTGGCTCAAATCATTTACAATCATTTTTCAGAAATAGTCCAACCAAGGTAGAATTATTTTATCTCTTCAAGCTAAAAGACCAGATTAACAGTTCTACCTCTTCTATAAAGTCCAGGCGCGTACTGACACCTGGGCTCCTCTGGAACCTGAGGTTGCTTAGCTGCCTCACCAGCCCCTTCTCAGCAGGGGTTTCTGGGTAAGGATTGGCTACTTGACTCCCTGGATTCAAGGACATCAGCACCGGGCCTGAAAAAGACAAAGGATTTTGTGATCCGTGCCAGAAGTCAGGTCACCAATCCATCAACCATTTTTGGTTCATAGGCACTAATGAGCTACTGACCCCTGTTAATCCCTGACAGCCACTCCTGAGCCGTCATGGCTGCCTGGTTTCCAGCTGTCATCGGATAAAGATCCTCCTGGAAAATCCCAGACTGAGGAGAGACAAGAACAACTTGTCCTTCCGtctttattgttttccttctgtgacatgaataaataatgcatCACATGAATGAGGTGCGGTGAATTTCGTCCCCACCTCTTTCCTTGGTACGATCACTGACAGCGGCTCTACCAGGTCTTTGACTGCAATCAGACGATAAAATCGGAAAACCTCACAGGCGCTCACGTCCAGGCCGCGTTTTGGCATCACTCCTGAGTGGAAGTCAGGACAAAGGACATTGCTAGCCATGAACAAACTCCAAAAAACGGAAGTCCATTAAAACAAAGTGCCTCTTTATTTataaaggtcagtgttcatCCCACTGTAGTCTTTAGCTAAAATTGCCAGCTTTCAAAACAGCTAGCTGGAATTAACGGTAAGGTAACCTAGCTAATCGAATTAGTTCTGACACACTGAACAGCTGCTAGCTATGAGTTGTACAGTTATTCTAGCATtagttttttcttaaataaGCAACTTTTCTGAAGCAAGTATTAACTCATTAGAGGTGTTGTGCCTGAAATGGGTATTTTTCTCAAACAGCTAGCTTGATGTTTTCCTCAAAAGAAATGGTAATATGCTCAAGTGGTAAATCTAAAAACCTGAGAGGTTGGAATTTTGTATCATCTTACCAAGTCCTTTCTGTGGCAGAACGGATCTGTACTCTGTCAAGAAGCTAATGTAAGGTTTTTCGGCACTCAGCTCATAGTAGCGGATGTTGCCATCGCCCTGCAGCACAAAAAGCACCACAGATATTAGTGTTGGGGAGTTTGAAATGATAATCTCGATAGTTATTGGCACAATAGTGGTTTGTAAGATGTCCTTttaaggcctgtacatactctGCCAGGGCTGCAAGAAAAgaataatgtcattattttcttgaagCCCTCGTTTGGTGTCCTTCAATCCTTTTGAGGACCTCCAAGGAGTTCTGCACTTGAGCATGAAATGTCCGGGCCAGAAATAACTTTGTTctttgttcctgtgtgtgtatgtacaggcCTTGAGTCGGCAACCAAAACAAAcgtgaaaatgaaaagagttttgtttgtttgaattacCTTTCCAGCCAAgtagagcatgtgtgtgtctgggtcGTAGAACGGGAAGAGCACTCCCGCGGAACCGTCCAAATCTTCTTCGTACAGAGGCTCCGATAGGTCGCCCTGCACAGAAATTGAGATTACCTGCTTTCGAAACAACACATTCAATTTGAAGGATGCAACAAATTTGTGTTTcacaatgaaatgttttttgtttccttttctgaGTAGATGTCAACCACAGGGAAGAAACAAGGTAATTCACTGAGAAAATAACACCATTTTAAATAGGTTACCATCAGGTAGGGATGGGTATCAAGAACAGATCAAAATTGGCACCAGCTTGAAGGGTTAGGAGTCAAAAATGCAAGATGATATCACAGTTTATTGTTAAAGATTTAGAGTAATTCTCTATGCTGGAGCACACTGATTTAAATAGAAGACTGCCCTCGGGTGGTGGGGTAAGAAGAACATTACCAGGGATCTCACACCTCTCTAACTCAAAGTTTAGACCTTATTATCACCAAATTAGAGAATAGAGTCAACAAGGGTAAGGATAAGTATCAGTTTCAACAAAATCCTATCAAGCCGCGGGTAGCTGTTAACCAATTGTCACTCATTCTGATCAATGTTTGTTGTGTCTTACAGGATCCCAGATGACGATCTGCCTGTGGTTCCATGGTGAGCTACCGGTGGACAGAAGCAACTCTCCAATGTATAAGACCTTACTGGCCCTGTGGGTCTTATTGCTGGACACCTGCAGGGaaattaaatactgtatgtattccACAAAAGATCAGACTAAACCACACAAAACTGTAAACACACCTGTAAAATCTTTCCAGTGCGTGGGTCCAGGACTCTAACCCGCCTGTCTTTGGATGAGACCGCCAACCTGCTTCCATCGCTGTTGAAgctgacagacagcagcagtgtCTCAGGTGGGTAGCGGTGGTAGATTGGCATCAGGACCACCCGCACCGGGCACCTGACCACTGCTCCGCCCTGAGACAGGTCCCAAAGGAAGACCTGGGACAGGGAGTCACAAACGCAGGACTGTTTTTGAGGCTGAGTTACATAAATTTACTGAAGCACAGATTGAATGAAGGGGTTATAGACAGATTTGCTACTGCAGGGAGTAGCAGTCCAAGTAGAAAAAAACTTCTTAATGCAAGAGTCCATTGGGCTCTTTACCTTGTAGTCGTAGGCGGAGCTAAGCAGCAGGTTTTCAGCTGTTGGATGCCACTCAATAAGCCCCACCCTCCTGGAATGACCAATCAGAGTCTTTCTGGCCCTGGTTAAGTTCTGTTGGACGCCACAGATGGGGATGTCCCAGATTTTTACCtgcatttatatacatacaataGTTTTAATTGACCTGAACTTGTGAGGACCTTcatttatatgacatttacaaatATGACTTGAACCTGAGACCAATCTTTGAAGTGACAGTTGAGGGTATTTTTTTAAGTCTGGATGTATGAGGTAATGACACGTAGTGTTGAAAATCAGTTTTGTCAGCgctgtgtgtcagtgcctcattcaaccacacttcacaactctgaactatccctttaaagatGAGACAAACCCTCAAACGACAGTGCGTACGGTACAGTCCTCCGAGCACGAGGCAATACAGTGATCGTCAAACGGGTTCCACTTAATGTCCAGGACACGCCCACTGTGACCGCACACCCTGGGATGCTGAGGATCCACCCTCCCAGTCTGGggtggagaaaataaaaagtgttgtgtaaattaatatttgtaatgtaaatacatttgcaCATTTAGTCAGTTTTGATGCTAAGTAAAGTTAGCTAATATTACTGTACTGGCTCAGTTCCAAAATAGCTAGGTCAGTCTGTTTTGATGCTAAGCAATGTTAGCTCtctattttcaaacaacaa
This Solea solea chromosome 3, fSolSol10.1, whole genome shotgun sequence DNA region includes the following protein-coding sequences:
- the LOC131455876 gene encoding coronin-2B-like, which codes for MSWRSSFRCSKFRQVFGKAATKEHSYDGVPITCSVRDNHHCSANPCFIAVVTECAVGGSFLVLPIHHTGRVDPQHPRVCGHSGRVLDIKWNPFDDHCIASCSEDCTVKIWDIPICGVQQNLTRARKTLIGHSRRVGLIEWHPTAENLLLSSAYDYKVFLWDLSQGGAVVRCPVRVVLMPIYHRYPPETLLLSVSFNSDGSRLAVSSKDRRVRVLDPRTGKILQVSSNKTHRASKVLYIGELLLSTGSSPWNHRQIVIWDPGDLSEPLYEEDLDGSAGVLFPFYDPDTHMLYLAGKGDGNIRYYELSAEKPYISFLTEYRSVLPQKGLGVMPKRGLDVSACEVFRFYRLIAVKDLVEPLSVIVPRKESGIFQEDLYPMTAGNQAAMTAQEWLSGINRGPVLMSLNPGSQVANPYPETPAEKGLVRQLSNLRFQRSPGVSTRLDFIEEAFLEEQLSYQDAKYPRDVSDLLGWQPDETQIPLWMYCCTPHCCEPAERPPPTSESELLQAFYRQQDEIKGLREQLNQKEVRISQLEVETKNTRNNPRATF